In Helicobacter pylori, a single genomic region encodes these proteins:
- a CDS encoding class I SAM-dependent methyltransferase, which produces MHNLDIKTLGQVFTPKKIVDFMLTLKHNQGSVLEPSAGDGSFLKRLKKAVGIEIDPKICPKNALCMDFFDYPLENQFDTIIGNPPYVKHKDIAPSTKEKLHYSLFDERSNLYLFFIEKAIKHLKPKGELVFITPRDFLKSTSSVKLNELIYQEGTITHFFELGDQKVFPNAMPNCVIFRFCKGNFSRITNDGLQFLCKKGILYFLNQSYTQKLSEVFKVKVGAVSGYDKIFKNEKYGNLEFVTSITKRTNVLEKMVFVNEPNDYLLQHKDSLMQRKIKKFNENNWFEWGRMHHISPKKRIYVNAKTRQKNPFFIHQCPNYDGSILALFPYNQNLDLQNLCDKLNAINWQELGFVCGGCFLFSQRSLENALLPKDFLNLG; this is translated from the coding sequence TTGCATAATTTAGATATTAAAACTTTAGGGCAGGTTTTCACCCCTAAAAAGATAGTGGATTTCATGCTCACTCTCAAACACAATCAAGGGAGTGTTTTAGAGCCAAGCGCGGGCGATGGGAGTTTTTTAAAGCGCTTAAAAAAGGCTGTAGGGATTGAAATCGATCCTAAAATCTGCCCTAAAAATGCCCTTTGCATGGACTTTTTTGACTACCCTTTAGAAAATCAATTTGACACCATTATTGGTAACCCGCCCTATGTCAAGCACAAGGATATTGCGCCTAGCACGAAAGAAAAACTCCATTACAGCCTTTTTGATGAAAGGAGCAATCTCTACTTGTTTTTCATAGAAAAAGCGATCAAACATTTAAAACCTAAAGGCGAATTGGTTTTCATCACCCCAAGGGATTTTTTGAAATCCACTTCCAGCGTGAAATTAAACGAATTGATTTACCAAGAAGGCACGATAACGCATTTTTTTGAATTAGGCGATCAAAAGGTTTTCCCAAACGCCATGCCTAATTGCGTGATTTTTCGTTTTTGTAAGGGCAATTTCAGTAGAATCACCAACGATGGTTTGCAATTTTTGTGCAAAAAAGGCATTTTGTATTTCCTCAACCAATCTTACACGCAAAAATTAAGCGAGGTTTTTAAGGTTAAAGTGGGGGCAGTGAGCGGGTACGATAAGATTTTTAAAAATGAAAAATACGGGAATTTAGAATTTGTCACCTCAATCACCAAAAGAACCAATGTTTTAGAAAAAATGGTTTTTGTCAATGAGCCTAATGATTATTTACTCCAGCATAAAGACAGCTTGATGCAAAGAAAGATTAAAAAATTCAATGAAAATAACTGGTTTGAATGGGGGAGGATGCACCACATATCCCCTAAAAAACGCATTTATGTCAACGCCAAAACGCGCCAAAAAAACCCCTTTTTCATCCACCAATGCCCTAATTATGACGGCTCTATTTTAGCGCTATTCCCTTATAACCAAAACCTAGATTTACAAAACCTCTGCGATAAACTCAACGCTATCAACTGGCAGGAATTAGGCTTTGTGTGCGGCGGGTGTTTTTTATTTTCGCAACGCTCTTTAGAAAACGCTCTTTTGCCTAAAGACTTTTTAAATCTAGGATAA
- a CDS encoding flagellar hook protein FlgE, with translation MNDTLLNAYSGIKTHQFGIDSLSNNIANVNTLGYRSNDPEFKTLFSSHLDALNAKSVVANDRNYGVTGSGNVLSNKDGEYMPSEGEFHMAYQGKGWFVIGPNKNGEMTINKDGFSKKQDNFLTRAGNFARDADGYLVTPEGYYVYGIDLKKIKDGTLNSTARDEDIEKLHGNTLSPLQIPQDLTYQPVLSTKVGISVNLNPKDHLKGVQDFFLNDKGEIIKERFLNQDINALANNDNEPIDAITNRKLNVSIQKEDGKKEDFVFTYGDAEKGENQFKTLGDLQKLLKEKTGLDLNLIKSEKDAKSPPLLLEIANPSETPITFSLSGGIADKLGLKADGMELKKGISRDSVAIKIPYYSTEVDIYDKAGDKYLLQSEYYMTNSNDPTSSPTSKRKNQTWEVKSYIADPKNKTPINDPTWEIVGFDSATHKMKSAPMTLDFKGNKLTYSLDKSENHDSSDLSYQDSKLLEASQDGKPRGIFRDMRIEENGVISLAFSNGVVEPVARIGILAFTNDQGLRKIGGNLYEMQEGTINGENRPLSGNPILGWDEEGKLKFGKIRHKYLETSNVNAGNALTNLILMQRGYSMNARAFGAGDDMIKEAISLKK, from the coding sequence ATGAACGACACCTTATTAAACGCTTATAGCGGGATTAAGACCCATCAGTTTGGTATTGACAGCCTTTCCAATAATATCGCCAATGTCAATACTTTAGGCTATCGCTCTAATGATCCGGAGTTTAAGACCCTATTTTCTTCGCATTTAGACGCTTTGAACGCCAAATCCGTTGTGGCTAACGACCGAAATTACGGCGTTACAGGCTCAGGCAATGTCCTTTCTAATAAAGACGGCGAATACATGCCTAGTGAGGGGGAATTCCACATGGCGTATCAAGGCAAGGGCTGGTTTGTGATAGGGCCCAATAAAAATGGGGAAATGACCATTAATAAAGACGGCTTTAGCAAAAAACAGGATAATTTTCTCACGCGCGCCGGTAATTTCGCACGAGATGCTGATGGCTATTTAGTAACCCCTGAGGGCTATTATGTTTATGGCATTGATTTGAAAAAAATCAAAGACGGCACGCTCAATTCCACCGCTAGAGATGAAGACATTGAAAAATTGCATGGCAACACCCTTTCGCCCTTACAAATCCCCCAAGATTTGACTTACCAGCCCGTGCTTAGCACGAAAGTGGGTATTAGCGTGAATTTAAACCCTAAAGACCATTTAAAAGGCGTGCAAGATTTTTTCTTAAACGATAAGGGCGAGATTATTAAAGAGCGTTTTTTAAACCAAGATATTAACGCTTTAGCGAATAACGATAACGAGCCCATAGACGCGATCACTAATCGCAAGTTAAACGTCAGTATCCAAAAAGAAGATGGCAAAAAAGAGGATTTTGTTTTCACTTATGGGGACGCTGAAAAAGGCGAAAACCAATTCAAAACTTTAGGCGATTTGCAAAAACTCCTTAAAGAAAAAACCGGGCTAGACTTAAACCTCATCAAAAGCGAAAAAGACGCCAAAAGCCCCCCCCTTTTATTAGAGATCGCTAATCCTAGCGAAACGCCTATCACCTTTAGCTTGAGTGGGGGCATTGCGGATAAATTGGGCTTGAAAGCGGACGGAATGGAACTGAAAAAGGGCATCAGCAGGGATTCAGTAGCGATTAAAATCCCTTATTACAGCACAGAAGTGGATATTTATGATAAAGCCGGGGATAAATACTTGCTCCAAAGCGAATATTACATGACCAATTCCAACGATCCCACATCAAGCCCCACGAGTAAAAGGAAAAACCAAACTTGGGAAGTGAAAAGCTACATCGCAGATCCCAAAAACAAAACCCCTATCAATGATCCCACTTGGGAAATTGTCGGCTTTGATTCAGCCACGCACAAGATGAAATCCGCCCCCATGACTTTGGATTTTAAAGGCAATAAGCTCACCTATTCTTTAGATAAGAGCGAAAACCATGATTCTAGCGATTTGTCTTATCAAGACTCTAAACTCTTAGAAGCGAGTCAAGATGGCAAGCCTAGGGGCATTTTTAGAGACATGCGCATTGAAGAAAATGGCGTGATTTCTCTAGCCTTCAGTAACGGGGTGGTAGAGCCGGTCGCTCGCATCGGTATTTTAGCTTTCACTAACGATCAAGGCCTAAGGAAAATCGGCGGTAATCTCTATGAAATGCAAGAAGGCACCATTAATGGCGAAAACAGACCCCTAAGCGGTAACCCCATTTTAGGGTGGGACGAAGAGGGCAAGCTCAAGTTTGGGAAAATCAGGCATAAATATTTAGAAACGAGCAACGTGAATGCCGGGAACGCCCTAACCAATCTCATTTTAATGCAAAGAGGCTATTCCATGAACGCTAGAGCCTTTGGCGCGGGCGATGACATGATTAAAGAAGCCATTAGCTTGAAAAAATAA
- a CDS encoding ATP-dependent helicase: MLETLQLNPEQLKAAKALQGHNLVIASAGTGKTSTIVGRILHLLNNGIKPEEILLLTFTNKASNEMIARVAKYSKLSSKIEAGTFHAVAYRYLKKHYPNLSLKQPKELKKLLESIVDTKNAIDDDKKPYTSQHLYALYSLYTNALKQEDFSAWLSNKSPEHTPYAAFYENILEEFENTKKKHNYIDYNDLLLLFKKAMLERPSPYKEVLCDEFQDTNPLQESILDAINPPSLFCVGDYDQSIYAFNGADISIISNFTQKYKNAQVFTLTKNYRSSKEILDLANQVIQHNERIYPKNLEVVKSGKFNKPTLLNYNDNIAQCQDIAKRIVMRKNFKEVAVIFRNNASADQLEAALRSHNVPSKRKGSASFFESKEVALALDICALIFNPKDIMAAIHILSYISDIGSNTAKDIHEALMLLGNGDLKLALTHPNKEAKIYTKKKEITSMGLFEEIFALENSSRFNSVIDKAFHSHPVLMHPKISLNGAKTLSDFFTLYTKAPTHSPSALIKHILESVFFQTFKTRLLKERSKNKDGSYNEFKKLQAQKRFNEKMDLLSSLAKNYQNLGRFLNGTLIGSSEATQGCGVNLLSVHASKGLEFKDVYIIDLMEGRFPNHKLMNTGGGIEEERRLFYVAITRAKENLWLSYAKNELRENTKPKEHKPSVFLYEAGLLKPDSK; encoded by the coding sequence TTGTTAGAAACTTTGCAATTAAACCCTGAGCAATTAAAAGCGGCCAAGGCTTTACAAGGGCATAATTTAGTGATTGCGAGCGCTGGCACGGGGAAAACTTCTACGATTGTGGGGCGCATTTTACACCTGCTTAATAACGGCATCAAGCCTGAAGAAATCTTGCTTTTGACTTTCACCAATAAAGCGAGTAATGAAATGATTGCCAGGGTGGCTAAATACTCCAAATTAAGCTCCAAAATTGAAGCGGGCACTTTCCATGCGGTAGCGTATCGCTATTTAAAAAAGCATTACCCTAATTTAAGCCTGAAACAACCTAAAGAATTAAAAAAACTTTTAGAAAGCATTGTGGACACTAAAAACGCCATAGACGATGATAAAAAGCCCTACACTTCACAGCATCTCTACGCCCTCTATTCTCTTTATACTAACGCTCTAAAACAAGAAGATTTTAGCGCATGGCTTTCTAATAAAAGCCCTGAACACACGCCATACGCTGCCTTTTATGAAAACATTTTAGAAGAATTTGAAAACACCAAAAAAAAGCATAATTATATTGACTATAACGACTTGCTGTTGCTCTTTAAAAAAGCAATGCTAGAAAGACCTAGCCCTTATAAAGAAGTGCTTTGCGATGAGTTTCAAGACACTAACCCCTTACAAGAATCCATTTTAGACGCCATCAACCCTCCCAGTTTGTTTTGCGTGGGCGATTACGATCAGAGCATTTACGCTTTTAACGGGGCGGATATTTCTATCATTTCTAATTTCACTCAAAAATACAAAAACGCCCAGGTTTTCACGCTCACTAAAAACTACCGCTCTTCTAAAGAGATTTTAGATCTCGCCAATCAAGTGATACAGCATAACGAGCGCATTTACCCTAAAAATTTAGAAGTGGTGAAATCAGGGAAATTCAATAAACCCACGCTTTTAAATTACAACGACAATATCGCGCAATGCCAAGACATCGCTAAACGCATTGTCATGCGGAAGAATTTTAAAGAAGTGGCAGTGATTTTTAGGAATAACGCGAGCGCGGATCAATTAGAAGCCGCTTTAAGATCCCACAACGTGCCAAGCAAAAGAAAAGGGAGCGCGAGTTTTTTTGAATCCAAAGAAGTGGCGTTAGCGTTAGATATTTGTGCACTCATCTTTAACCCTAAAGACATTATGGCAGCGATTCACATTTTAAGCTATATCAGCGATATTGGCTCTAACACCGCTAAAGACATTCATGAAGCCTTAATGCTTTTAGGCAATGGCGATCTCAAACTAGCCCTAACCCACCCAAATAAAGAAGCCAAAATTTACACGAAGAAAAAAGAAATCACCTCTATGGGGCTTTTTGAAGAAATTTTTGCCCTAGAAAACAGCTCAAGGTTTAATAGCGTGATAGATAAAGCGTTTCATTCGCACCCAGTATTGATGCACCCTAAAATCTCACTCAATGGGGCTAAAACGCTGAGCGATTTTTTCACTCTTTATACTAAAGCCCCTACTCATTCCCCTAGCGCTTTAATCAAACACATTCTAGAAAGCGTGTTTTTTCAAACCTTTAAAACACGCCTTTTAAAAGAGCGCTCTAAAAATAAGGACGGCTCTTATAACGAATTTAAAAAACTCCAAGCGCAAAAACGCTTCAATGAAAAAATGGACTTGCTGAGTTCTTTGGCGAAAAATTACCAAAATTTAGGGCGTTTTTTAAACGGCACTTTAATAGGCTCTAGTGAAGCCACGCAAGGCTGTGGCGTGAATTTATTGAGCGTGCATGCTTCTAAAGGATTAGAATTTAAAGACGTTTATATTATAGATTTAATGGAGGGCCGTTTCCCTAACCACAAGCTCATGAATACCGGTGGGGGCATTGAAGAAGAGCGGCGGCTTTTTTATGTCGCTATCACAAGGGCTAAGGAAAATTTATGGCTTTCTTATGCGAAAAACGAATTGAGGGAAAACACCAAACCTAAAGAGCATAAGCCTTCGGTGTTTTTGTATGAAGCGGGGCTTTTGAAACCTGATTCAAAATAA
- a CDS encoding restriction endonuclease, whose amino-acid sequence MIPTQLNEIAEFLKTNPYHLSQPLQDGCLNSLVNEEEILNTIKDYFPIQLPKAREWWDFSFEENDIFYPVNIKTTTTKTADNLNCKLGIYYALCGLVPEFNNEIAWEKYFQKLHKDLGKNTNRDYYFLIINKNDPKDIFINSLKGIQTLQPNGNNLPFQCKWDNNREIIQRDFDGSKNFILSALAKSVTLRANIY is encoded by the coding sequence ATGATACCCACACAGCTTAATGAAATTGCAGAATTTTTAAAAACAAACCCTTATCATTTGTCTCAACCCTTACAAGATGGGTGCTTAAATTCATTGGTCAATGAAGAAGAAATTTTAAATACCATTAAGGATTATTTTCCTATCCAACTGCCAAAAGCCAGAGAGTGGTGGGATTTTAGTTTTGAAGAAAACGATATTTTTTATCCTGTTAATATTAAAACCACCACCACAAAAACCGCTGATAATCTTAATTGCAAATTAGGGATTTATTATGCGTTGTGCGGCTTAGTGCCGGAATTTAATAACGAAATCGCATGGGAAAAATACTTTCAAAAACTGCATAAAGACTTAGGCAAAAACACCAATAGGGACTATTATTTTTTAATTATCAACAAAAACGATCCTAAGGATATTTTTATCAATTCCTTAAAAGGCATTCAAACCCTCCAACCTAATGGCAATAACTTGCCCTTCCAATGCAAGTGGGACAACAACAGAGAAATCATTCAAAGAGATTTTGATGGAAGTAAAAATTTCATCTTAAGCGCTTTAGCTAAAAGTGTAACTCTAAGGGCTAATATTTATTAA
- a CDS encoding flagellar hook-length control protein FliK: protein MPSPVNPIHTNASANANALNSGAKNEDTKNAPKSASKDFSKILNQKISKDKTAPKESPNHSTLKATPKDAKEDAKALEKTPTPHHQHAQNPAKDQQAPTLKDWLNHPKTHPTAPHEAQHETHEVFETDPKNPNETLNKNEKKPNEVASNAHQTNLPNKNPITPTNHANNAIKNPTTPTHSAKEPKTLKDIQTLSQKHDLNASNIQAATPLEKKETPLSTSDQLALKTTQTPTNHTLAKNDAKNTANLSSVLQSLEKKEPQNKEHTTPKNNEKKTPPLKEALQMNAIKRDKTLSKKKPEKTPTKTQITAPSATPENAPKIPLKTPPLMPLIGANPPNDNIPTPLEKEEKTKEVSDNKEKTKETNNSTQNAQNAQASDKTSDNKSVTPKETIKHFAQQLKQEIQEYKPPMSRISMDLFPKELGKVEVIIQKVGKNLKVSVISHNNSLQTFLDNQQDLKNSLNALGFEGVDLSFSQDSSKEQPKELFKEQESSPLKENALKSYQENTDHENQETSMQITLYA from the coding sequence ATGCCATCTCCTGTTAATCCCATTCACACCAACGCAAGCGCCAACGCAAACGCTTTGAATAGCGGAGCGAAAAACGAAGACACCAAAAACGCCCCTAAAAGCGCATCAAAGGATTTCAGTAAGATCTTAAACCAAAAGATCTCTAAAGACAAAACCGCCCCTAAAGAATCGCCAAACCATAGCACGTTAAAAGCCACGCCCAAAGACGCTAAAGAGGACGCTAAAGCGCTTGAAAAAACCCCTACCCCACACCACCAACACGCTCAAAATCCCGCCAAAGACCAACAAGCCCCTACCCTAAAAGATTGGCTCAACCACCCAAAAACCCACCCAACAGCCCCACATGAGGCCCAACATGAAACCCATGAGGTTTTTGAGACTGACCCCAAAAACCCTAACGAAACTTTAAACAAGAATGAAAAAAAGCCTAACGAAGTTGCTTCTAACGCTCATCAAACAAACTTGCCTAATAAAAACCCTATAACCCCCACTAACCACGCTAACAACGCTATCAAAAACCCCACAACCCCAACCCATAGCGCCAAAGAGCCAAAAACCCTTAAAGACATCCAAACGCTCAGCCAAAAACATGACTTAAACGCTAGCAACATTCAAGCGGCCACTCCGTTAGAAAAAAAAGAAACTCCCTTAAGCACGAGCGATCAGCTTGCTTTGAAAACAACGCAAACGCCCACTAACCACACCCTTGCAAAGAACGACGCTAAAAACACCGCCAACCTTTCTAGCGTTTTGCAATCTTTAGAAAAAAAAGAACCGCAAAATAAAGAACACACAACCCCCAAAAATAATGAAAAAAAAACGCCTCCTTTAAAGGAAGCTTTACAAATGAACGCCATTAAAAGGGATAAAACGCTTTCTAAAAAAAAGCCAGAAAAAACCCCTACTAAAACCCAGATTACAGCCCCAAGCGCAACGCCAGAAAATGCCCCTAAAATCCCTCTTAAAACGCCCCCTTTAATGCCTTTAATAGGAGCTAACCCCCCTAACGATAATATTCCAACGCCCCTAGAAAAAGAAGAAAAAACTAAAGAAGTAAGCGATAATAAAGAAAAAACTAAAGAAACTAATAACAGCACTCAAAACGCGCAAAACGCCCAAGCTAGCGATAAGACAAGCGACAATAAAAGCGTTACCCCTAAAGAGACGATCAAGCATTTCGCCCAACAATTAAAGCAAGAAATCCAAGAATACAAACCCCCCATGAGCAGGATCTCTATGGATTTATTCCCTAAGGAATTAGGCAAGGTTGAAGTGATTATTCAAAAAGTGGGTAAAAACCTTAAAGTGAGCGTGATTTCTCATAACAACAGCTTGCAAACCTTTTTGGATAACCAACAAGATCTCAAAAACAGCCTGAACGCTTTAGGTTTTGAAGGGGTGGATTTGAGCTTTTCGCAAGATTCTTCTAAAGAGCAACCCAAAGAGCTATTCAAAGAGCAAGAATCAAGCCCCTTAAAAGAAAACGCCCTAAAAAGCTACCAAGAGAATACGGACCATGAAAACCAAGAAACGAGCATGCAGATCACTCTTTATGCGTGA
- a CDS encoding outer membrane protein, with protein MIKKNRTLFLSLALCASISYAEDDGGFFTVGYQLGQVMQDVQNPGGAKSDELARELNADVTNNILNNNTGGNVAGALSNAFSQYLYSLLGAYPTKLNSNDVSANALLSGAVGSGTCAAAGTAGGNSLNTQSACTAAGYYWLPSLTDRILSTIGSQTNYGTNTNFPNMQQQLTYLNAGNVFFNAMNKALEKNGTATNSNSGTSGATGSDGQTYSTQAIQYLQGQQNILNNAANLLKQDELLLEAFNSAVAANIGNKEFNSAAFTGLVQGIIDQSQAVYNELTKNTISGSAVNSAGINSNQANAVNTRASQLPNALYNAQVTLDKINALNNQVRSMPYLPQFRAGNSRATNILNGFYTKIGYKQFFGKKRNIGLRYYGFFSYNGASVGFRSTQNNVGLYTYGVGTDVLYNIFSRSYQNRSVDMGFFSGIQLAGETFQSTLRDDPNVKLHGKINNTHFQFLFDFGMRMNFGKLDGKSNRHNQHTVEFGVVVPTIYNTYYKSAGTTVKYFRPYSVYWSYGYSF; from the coding sequence ATGATAAAGAAAAATAGAACGCTGTTTCTTAGTCTAGCCCTTTGCGCTAGCATAAGTTATGCCGAAGATGATGGAGGGTTTTTCACCGTCGGTTATCAGCTCGGACAAGTCATGCAAGATGTCCAAAACCCAGGCGGCGCTAAAAGCGACGAACTCGCTAGAGAGCTTAACGCTGATGTAACGAACAACATTTTAAACAACAACACCGGAGGCAATGTCGCAGGGGCGTTGAGTAACGCTTTCTCCCAATACCTTTATTCGCTTTTAGGGGCGTATCCCACGAAACTCAATAGTAACGACGTGTCTGCGAACGCTCTTTTAAGTGGTGCGGTAGGCAGTGGGACTTGCGCGGCTGCAGGGACGGCTGGTGGCAACTCTCTTAACACTCAAAGCGCTTGCACCGCTGCGGGCTATTACTGGCTCCCTAGCTTGACTGACAGGATTTTAAGCACGATCGGCAGCCAGACTAACTACGGCACGAACACCAATTTCCCTAACATGCAACAACAGCTCACCTACTTGAATGCGGGGAACGTGTTTTTTAACGCGATGAATAAGGCTTTAGAGAAGAATGGGACTGCTACTAATAGTAATAGTGGAACTAGCGGTGCGACTGGTTCAGATGGTCAAACTTACTCCACACAAGCTATCCAATACCTTCAAGGCCAACAAAATATTCTCAATAACGCAGCGAACTTGCTCAAGCAAGACGAATTGCTCTTAGAAGCTTTCAACTCCGCCGTAGCCGCCAATATTGGGAATAAGGAATTCAATTCAGCCGCTTTTACAGGTTTGGTGCAAGGCATTATTGATCAATCTCAAGCGGTTTATAACGAGCTCACTAAAAACACCATTAGCGGGAGTGCGGTTAATAGCGCCGGGATAAATTCCAACCAAGCTAACGCTGTGAACACGCGCGCTAGTCAGCTCCCTAACGCTCTTTATAACGCGCAAGTAACTTTGGATAAAATCAACGCGCTCAACAATCAGGTGAGAAGCATGCCTTACTTGCCCCAATTCAGAGCCGGGAACAGCCGTGCGACGAATATTTTAAACGGGTTTTACACTAAAATAGGCTATAAGCAATTCTTCGGGAAGAAAAGGAATATCGGTTTGCGCTATTACGGCTTCTTTTCTTATAACGGAGCGAGCGTGGGCTTTAGATCCACTCAAAATAATGTAGGGTTATACACTTATGGGGTGGGGACTGATGTGTTGTATAACATCTTTAGCCGCTCCTATCAAAACCGCTCTGTGGATATGGGCTTTTTTAGCGGTATCCAATTAGCCGGTGAGACCTTCCAATCCACGCTCAGAGATGACCCCAATGTGAAATTGCATGGCAAAATCAATAACACGCACTTCCAGTTCCTCTTTGACTTCGGTATGAGGATGAACTTCGGTAAGTTGGACGGGAAATCCAACCGCCACAACCAGCACACGGTGGAATTTGGCGTGGTGGTGCCTACGATTTATAACACTTATTACAAATCAGCAGGGACTACCGTGAAGTATTTCCGTCCTTATAGCGTTTATTGGTCTTATGGGTATTCATTCTAA
- the flgD gene encoding flagellar hook assembly protein FlgD, which yields MAIDLAEVTGAKAAQERKKEQPTIANGLDKNAFMKLFLEQLKNQDPTAPMETDKIITQTAQLTQVEMQEENKKTMQEVASAMKSNKETNESLKDFQGALKDTMENLNKGMDDSLKANNALREVSALNSVSMIGKIAETDVSGANFDGNNKLSFSLFFDEKIDASKGVPAIQILNENNELVKTISLKDYNGQKGYINFEWDGTNEKGEKVPKGNYKIKAEYNLDSHNKQYLQTRIGRGEVESVVFDKGKPMLRMGEMILPIDSAIEFYKPDQKPLDQKPLEQKFSEQKPIDQKLSDQKPLEQKPIDQKLSDQKPLEQKPQTPPKETA from the coding sequence ATGGCCATTGATTTAGCAGAAGTTACAGGAGCTAAAGCCGCACAAGAAAGGAAAAAAGAGCAGCCCACCATCGCTAACGGGTTGGATAAAAACGCTTTCATGAAACTCTTTTTAGAGCAATTGAAAAATCAAGACCCCACCGCTCCTATGGAAACGGATAAGATCATCACCCAAACCGCGCAGCTCACGCAAGTGGAAATGCAAGAAGAAAACAAAAAAACCATGCAAGAAGTCGCCAGTGCCATGAAATCCAATAAAGAAACTAACGAGTCTTTAAAAGATTTTCAAGGCGCTTTAAAAGACACCATGGAAAACCTGAATAAAGGCATGGACGATAGCTTGAAAGCGAATAACGCTTTAAGGGAAGTAAGTGCGCTTAATTCTGTGAGCATGATAGGCAAAATCGCTGAAACCGATGTGAGCGGGGCGAATTTTGACGGCAACAATAAGCTTTCTTTCTCGCTCTTTTTTGATGAAAAAATTGACGCTTCTAAAGGAGTGCCAGCGATTCAAATCTTAAATGAAAACAATGAATTAGTCAAAACGATTTCTTTAAAAGATTATAACGGGCAAAAGGGGTATATCAATTTTGAATGGGACGGCACAAACGAAAAGGGCGAAAAAGTCCCTAAAGGCAATTACAAAATCAAGGCTGAATACAATTTAGACTCTCACAACAAGCAGTATTTGCAAACGCGCATTGGTAGGGGCGAAGTGGAAAGCGTGGTTTTTGATAAAGGCAAGCCCATGCTAAGAATGGGCGAAATGATTTTACCTATAGACAGCGCGATAGAGTTTTACAAACCGGATCAAAAACCCCTTGATCAAAAACCGCTTGAACAGAAATTCTCTGAACAAAAACCCATTGATCAAAAACTCTCTGATCAAAAACCGCTTGAACAAAAGCCCATTGATCAAAAACTCTCTGATCAAAAACCGCTTGAACAAAAGCCCCAAACCCCCCCTAAAGAGACAGCATGA
- a CDS encoding phosphate acetyltransferase yields the protein MQGLWIYPEDTEVLGAACKSLLKALKPRYQKIALFSPIDGGREGFGECEGLNSLEFHSTIDKQKALELVSAAQEELLFETILKRYDELQTTHDFVVCLGYTPKFFLNALLDLNTILAKHLNAPVVAVAQTSLEYLKAMHSHILKKEAPFAVGLFAGETLEKPHFLSASLCKGELEAGVVENLLQIKSEIITPLAFQRSLEKKAKKQIKKVVLPESEDERILKAAHRLNAMGAVGLILLGDKETINSKNLNLNLENVEIIDPNTSHYREEFANSLYELRKSKGLSEQEAEQLALDKTYFATMLVHSGYVHAMVSGVNHG from the coding sequence ATGCAAGGTTTGTGGATTTACCCAGAGGATACCGAAGTTTTAGGGGCTGCTTGTAAGAGCCTTTTAAAAGCATTGAAGCCACGCTATCAAAAAATCGCCTTGTTTTCGCCCATTGATGGGGGGCGTGAGGGCTTTGGGGAGTGCGAGGGCTTGAACTCTTTAGAATTTCATAGCACCATAGACAAACAAAAGGCTTTAGAGCTTGTGAGTGCTGCTCAAGAAGAGTTACTATTTGAAACGATTCTCAAACGCTATGATGAATTACAAACCACGCATGATTTTGTGGTTTGCTTGGGGTATACGCCGAAGTTTTTCTTAAACGCTCTTTTAGATTTAAACACCATTTTAGCCAAGCATTTAAACGCTCCTGTTGTGGCTGTCGCGCAAACGAGTTTGGAATATTTGAAAGCCATGCATTCTCATATTCTCAAAAAAGAAGCCCCTTTCGCTGTAGGGTTATTTGCGGGCGAAACGCTTGAAAAACCACATTTTTTGAGTGCGTCTCTTTGTAAGGGCGAATTAGAAGCGGGTGTAGTTGAAAATTTATTGCAAATAAAAAGCGAGATTATTACCCCTTTAGCCTTTCAAAGGAGTTTGGAAAAAAAGGCTAAAAAACAGATTAAAAAAGTGGTTTTACCAGAGAGCGAAGATGAAAGGATTTTAAAAGCCGCGCATCGTTTGAACGCCATGGGCGCGGTGGGATTGATCTTATTAGGCGATAAAGAAACCATTAATTCGAAAAATTTGAACTTGAATTTGGAAAATGTAGAAATCATTGATCCCAACACTTCTCATTATAGAGAAGAGTTCGCTAATAGTTTGTATGAATTACGAAAATCAAAGGGATTGAGTGAGCAAGAAGCCGAGCAATTAGCGCTGGATAAGACTTATTTTGCGACCATGCTCGTGCATTCAGGCTATGTGCATGCCATGGTTTCTGGGGTCAATCACGGCTGA